The following are encoded in a window of Lynx canadensis isolate LIC74 chromosome B1, mLynCan4.pri.v2, whole genome shotgun sequence genomic DNA:
- the CHRNA2 gene encoding neuronal acetylcholine receptor subunit alpha-2, whose translation MSRGNQTPSSEAMGPSRSAVLSAMRLGLWWLLLSPAGSAQRASHTQAEDRLFKHLFRGYNRWARPVPNTSDVVIVRFGLSIAQLIDVDEKNQMMTTNVWLKQEWNDYKLHWNPADFGNITSLRVPSEMIWIPDIVLYNNADGEFAVTHMTKAHLFSTGTVHWVPPAIYKSSCSIDVTFFPFDQQNCKMKFGSWTYDKAKIDLEQTEQTVDLKDYWESGEWAIINATGTYNTKKYDCCAEIYPDVTYYFVIRRLPLFYTINLIIPCLLISCLTVLVFYLPSDCGEKITLCISVLLSLTVFLLLITDIIPSTSLVIPLIGEYLLFTMIFVTLSIVITVFVLNVHHRSPRTHTMPHWVRVAFLGCVPRWLLMNRPVPPLEPRDPPDLKPSSSHYWLETNVDAEEREEEKEEEDRWGWAAHLSPSMGVLRGHGGLPQGASGPRVEVQLQEGGLLLSPRIQKALEGVHYIADHLRSEDADSSVKEDWKYVAMVIDRIFLWLFIIVCFLGTIGLFLPPFLAGMI comes from the exons ATGTCCAGGGGAAACCAGACCCCATCCTCTGAAGCCATGGGCCCTTCCCGCTCTGCAGTCCTGTCCGCGATGAGGCTCGGTCTGTGGTGGCTCCTTCTGAGCCCAGCAG GGTCAGCACAGCGAGCCTCCCATACCCAAGCCGAGGACCGACTCTTCAAACACCTCTTTAGGGGCTACAACCGCTGGGCACGGCCAGTGCCCAACACCTCAGATGTGGTGATCGTGCGCTTTGGGCTGTCCATTGCCCAGCTCATCGATGTG GATGAGAAGAACCAAATGATGACCACCAACGTCTGGCTAAAGCAG GAGTGGAATGATTACAAGCTGCACTGGAACCCGGCCGATTTCGGCAACATCACATCCCTCCGGGTCCCTTCCGAGATGATCTGGATCCCTGACATTGTCCTCTACAACAA TGCAGATGGGGAGTTTGCGGTGACCCACATGACCAAGGCTCACCTCTTCTCCACGGGCACTGTGCACTGGGTGCCCCCGGCCATCTACAAGAGCTCCTGCAGCATCGACGTCACCTTCTTCCCCTTCGACCAGCAGAACTGCAAGATGAAGTTTGGCTCCTGGACGTACGACAAGGCCAAGATCGACCTGGAGCAGACAGAGCAGACGGTGGACCTGAAGGACTACTGGGAGAGCGGCGAGTGGGCCATCATCAATGCCACGGGCACCTACAACACCAAGAAGTACGACTGCTGCGCCGAGATCTACCCCGACGTCACCTACTACTTCGTCATCCGGCGCCTGCCCCTCTTCTACACCATCAACCTCATCATCCCCTGCCTGCTCATCTCCTGCCTCACGGTGCTTGTCTTCTACCTGCCCTCCGACTGTGGCGAGAAGATCACGCTCTGCATCTCCGTGCTGCTCTCGCTCACCGTCTTCCTCCTGCTCATCACGGACATcatcccctccacctccctggtCATCCCGCTCATCGGCGAGTACCTGCTCTTCACCATGATCTTCGTCACGCTCTCCATCGTCATCACGGTCTTTGTACTAAATGTCCACCACCGCTCCCCCCGCACCCACACTATGCCCCACTGGGTGCGGGTGGCCTTTCTGGGCTGTGTGCCCCGGTGGCTTCTGATGAACCGGCCTGTGCCCCCCCTGGAGCCCCGTGACCCCCCAGATCTGAAGCCCAGCTCCTCTCATTACTGGCTGGAGACCAACGTGGATgcggaggagagagaggaggaaaaggaggaggaagacagatgGGGGTGGGCAGCTCACTTATCCCCCTCCATGGGTGTCCTCCGTGGCCACGGTGGTCTACCTCAGGGGGCCTCAGGGCCCAGGGTGGAGGTCCAGTTGCAGGAGGGCGGGCTTCTGCTGTCACCTCGCATACAGAAGGCACTTGAAGGTGTGCACTATATTGCTGATCACCTGCGATCTGAGGATGCTGACTCTTCG GTGAAGGAAGACTGGAAGTATGTGGCCATGGTCATTGATAGGATATTCCTCTGGTTGTTTATCATCGTCTGCTTCCTGGGGACCATCGGACTCTTTCTCCCTCCATTCCTGGCTGGAATGATCTGA